One genomic segment of Suttonella sp. R2A3 includes these proteins:
- the rpsO gene encoding 30S ribosomal protein S15, translating to MLTLEQKQEIVKKYQRAEGDTGSPEVQIALLTARITDLQNHFASNKKDFHSRRGLLKMVSSRRNLLDYLKRTNFDGYRQLIADLGLRR from the coding sequence ATGTTAACCCTTGAACAAAAACAAGAAATTGTTAAGAAATACCAGCGCGCCGAAGGCGATACTGGTTCACCAGAAGTACAAATCGCGCTATTGACTGCGCGCATTACTGACCTGCAAAACCATTTTGCAAGCAATAAAAAAGACTTTCACTCACGTCGCGGCCTGCTGAAAATGGTTAGCAGCCGTCGTAACCTTCTCGACTACCTCAAGCGCACCAATTTTGACGGCTACCGTCAATTGATCGCTGATTTAGGTCTGCGTCGCTAA
- a CDS encoding DUF5343 domain-containing protein → MANGNASFPKIAAASWWKLRDLFKQKVPAIVTPTYLVSTLSMSEASAKSNLIGPFKKIGIIDGDGKPTDRAYDWRDDQKYKAVCENLIEDYYPQEIKDIFHSPDTDLQQLTNWFMSHARCGEPAAKMYARFYILLLKADPSEAEEATGKKKTIKKASVKPKQKEVKTVKKLEAEVSESDPSIQTPVTPIPAHAAQPVQTVLNNAPELHINIQLHISPESSAEQIDKIFESMAKHLKDFNK, encoded by the coding sequence TGCTGCCAGCTGGTGGAAGCTTAGAGATCTTTTCAAACAGAAAGTACCAGCCATAGTCACTCCTACCTATTTGGTATCAACGCTTTCAATGAGTGAAGCGTCAGCAAAGTCGAACTTGATTGGCCCGTTTAAAAAAATCGGGATAATTGATGGCGATGGTAAGCCCACGGATAGAGCATATGACTGGAGAGATGACCAAAAATATAAAGCGGTATGTGAGAATCTAATTGAGGATTATTATCCTCAGGAAATTAAAGATATATTTCATTCACCCGATACCGATCTACAACAGCTAACAAATTGGTTTATGAGCCATGCTAGGTGTGGTGAGCCTGCTGCGAAAATGTATGCGCGTTTCTATATTTTATTGCTAAAAGCTGATCCTTCAGAAGCAGAAGAGGCAACGGGAAAAAAGAAAACCATAAAAAAAGCATCTGTTAAGCCAAAGCAAAAGGAAGTAAAAACTGTTAAAAAGCTAGAGGCTGAGGTTTCTGAGAGTGATCCTAGTATTCAAACCCCTGTTACACCTATTCCAGCACATGCAGCACAGCCCGTTCAAACAGTTTTAAATAATGCTCCTGAGCTACATATAAACATACAGTTGCATATATCACCAGAGTCTTCAGCAGAACAGATAGACAAAATATTTGAAAGTATGGCGAAGCACTTAAAGGATTTTAATAAATAA
- the pnp gene encoding polyribonucleotide nucleotidyltransferase codes for MKHSISFAYGQHNVTLETGEIARQADGAVLVNMDDTVVLVTAVAKRDVAEGQDFFPLTVDYQEKTYAAGKIPGGFFKREGRPSEAETLTSRLIDRPIRPLFPEGFFNEIQIIATVMSYNPEVSADIPALIGASAALKLAGVPFSGPIGAARVGYKAGEYLLNPSDSALKASDLDLVVAGTESAVLMVESQADQLSEEVMLGAVMYGHEQMQAVINAINELADKAAKPAWDWQAPARDSALDEKIKDAYGKRLVEAYQIPDKQVRQATIAGIHSDAVEALASDEDGGWNAKQVGNYVHDLEYRTVRDRVLAKEPRIDGRDTLTVRPITVRTGILPRVHGSALFTRGETQAIVAATLGTGRDAQLLDTLGGEVKDPFMLHYNFPPYSVGETGRVGSPKRREIGHGRLARRGIEAVLPDEADFPYVMRVVSEITESNGSSSMASVCGTSLALMDAGVPTKAPVAGIAMGLVKEGERFTVLTDILGDEDHLGDMDFKVAGSANGITALQMDIKINGITREIMNQALEQAKEGRLHILGIMNEAIDHHRDEVSEYAPRFSTMRIDTDKIKDVIGKGGATIRSITEETGATIEIEDDGTIKIAAVDKTAADEARRIIEEITAEPEIGRIYDGKVVKITDFGAFVAFLPGKEGLVHVSQIADYRVENVRDELSEGQEVKVKLIEVDRQGRVRLSIKEAKQD; via the coding sequence GTGAAACATTCAATCTCTTTCGCTTACGGACAACACAACGTCACGCTTGAAACCGGCGAAATCGCCCGTCAAGCTGATGGCGCTGTGTTGGTAAATATGGATGACACAGTCGTTTTAGTAACTGCTGTGGCAAAACGAGACGTCGCGGAAGGACAAGACTTTTTCCCGCTAACCGTTGATTATCAAGAAAAAACCTACGCAGCGGGCAAAATCCCTGGTGGGTTTTTCAAGCGTGAAGGTCGTCCTAGTGAGGCTGAAACCCTTACCTCGCGGTTAATCGACCGTCCTATTCGCCCATTATTCCCTGAAGGATTCTTCAACGAAATTCAGATTATTGCGACCGTCATGTCGTATAACCCTGAAGTCAGCGCTGATATCCCGGCGTTAATTGGTGCATCGGCTGCGTTAAAACTCGCTGGCGTACCATTTAGCGGCCCGATTGGTGCAGCGCGCGTTGGCTATAAAGCGGGTGAGTACTTGCTCAACCCGTCTGATAGCGCTCTTAAAGCATCTGATTTGGATTTAGTGGTTGCTGGGACTGAATCAGCGGTATTGATGGTTGAATCGCAAGCCGATCAACTCTCAGAAGAAGTTATGCTTGGCGCTGTGATGTATGGTCATGAGCAAATGCAAGCTGTGATTAACGCGATTAACGAATTAGCCGATAAAGCAGCGAAACCTGCTTGGGATTGGCAAGCGCCAGCCCGCGATAGCGCGCTCGATGAGAAAATTAAAGACGCTTATGGCAAGCGCTTGGTTGAAGCATATCAGATCCCTGATAAGCAAGTTCGCCAGGCAACCATCGCCGGTATTCACAGCGATGCGGTCGAAGCGCTCGCTAGCGATGAAGACGGTGGCTGGAACGCCAAACAAGTTGGCAACTATGTGCATGACTTGGAATACCGCACTGTGCGTGATCGTGTGCTCGCTAAAGAGCCACGCATTGATGGCCGCGACACCTTAACCGTTCGCCCGATCACTGTACGCACCGGTATTCTGCCACGCGTACATGGTTCTGCATTATTCACCCGTGGTGAAACACAAGCGATCGTTGCAGCAACGTTAGGCACAGGCCGCGATGCGCAATTGCTCGACACTTTGGGTGGCGAAGTCAAAGATCCGTTCATGCTTCACTACAATTTCCCACCGTATTCTGTCGGTGAGACCGGTCGTGTTGGTTCGCCAAAACGCCGCGAAATTGGTCACGGTCGCTTGGCGCGTCGTGGTATTGAAGCCGTGTTACCCGACGAAGCGGATTTCCCCTATGTGATGCGTGTGGTTTCTGAAATCACCGAATCTAATGGCTCTAGCTCAATGGCCTCTGTGTGCGGCACAAGCTTGGCGTTAATGGACGCTGGCGTGCCAACCAAGGCGCCTGTAGCGGGTATTGCGATGGGTCTGGTTAAAGAAGGCGAGCGCTTTACTGTCTTAACCGACATCCTGGGCGACGAAGATCACCTTGGCGACATGGACTTCAAAGTAGCCGGTTCAGCTAATGGCATTACTGCGCTGCAAATGGACATCAAGATCAACGGGATCACCCGCGAGATCATGAACCAAGCGCTAGAGCAAGCCAAAGAAGGCCGTCTGCATATCTTAGGAATCATGAACGAAGCGATTGATCACCATCGTGATGAGGTTTCTGAATACGCACCGCGCTTTAGCACCATGCGTATCGACACCGACAAAATCAAAGATGTGATTGGTAAAGGTGGGGCAACGATTCGTTCGATCACCGAAGAAACCGGCGCTACAATCGAAATCGAAGACGATGGCACCATCAAGATTGCCGCTGTCGATAAAACTGCTGCTGATGAAGCACGTCGTATCATTGAAGAAATCACCGCTGAGCCAGAAATTGGTCGTATTTACGACGGTAAAGTGGTTAAAATCACTGACTTTGGTGCATTTGTTGCGTTCCTGCCAGGCAAAGAAGGCTTGGTACACGTGTCTCAAATCGCTGATTACCGCGTTGAAAACGTGCGTGACGAGCTTAGCGAAGGTCAGGAAGTTAAGGTTAAATTGATTGAAGTTGATCGCCAAGGTCGCGTTCGCTTATCGATCAAAGAAGCCAAACAAGACTAA